One Bacillota bacterium genomic region harbors:
- a CDS encoding response regulator, with amino-acid sequence MLLVVDDQPAIRQLLAEALESEGFAVIAASNGYEAVNITRRQKPELILLDLKMPGLGGLETLREIHRFSPDIPVILVTAYGELSDPGEAEKLGVRRLIIKPFDLNEVRSVVRSVLGAVAV; translated from the coding sequence ATGCTGTTGGTCGTGGATGACCAGCCGGCGATCAGGCAACTGCTTGCCGAAGCCTTGGAAAGCGAAGGTTTCGCCGTGATTGCGGCGTCCAACGGTTATGAGGCCGTCAACATCACGCGCCGGCAAAAACCCGAGCTGATCCTTCTCGACCTCAAGATGCCCGGGCTGGGTGGACTGGAGACGCTCCGGGAGATTCATCGGTTTTCCCCCGATATACCGGTAATCCTGGTTACGGCTTACGGAGAGTTGTCCGACCCCGGGGAGGCTGAAAAATTGGGCGTCCGGCGTCTGATTATCAAGCCTTTCGACCTGAATGAAGTGCGGTCCGTGGTGCGGAGCGTCCTCGGCGCAGTTGCGGTCTGA